ctaaattttaatgCCTAATTGGTATAGAGCTTTGACGctcattattacatacatatatttttttgatacgCGCTTAAAAAAATCTCAGCTCACAGCAagagaatataatataaacatcaaATGGTTTACAGACGCTTAGATGCTGagaggtacatatatataacatatattacTCTCATAGTTCTCTCCTAATATTTGGTTAAGCTCGACTTGGATCCAAGGGAATGTTACTTACAACTACTCCTGTTGAATACATTGAACGAAAAGACAGAGATTTTCAtcaaaaatccacaaaaatctCACAACTGACTAATTTCTGTTGTGAATAGTTAATTCTACACCGATCTGAAGCTCTTACTATGAACTTGAAACCGTTTCCGATATGCAATGTTCTCTCCGGCAAGTATTTAACGCGATAAGCAAAAAAATCTGTGACTGatgtggaggatggagtcatatgtagaagttcacgtaagtgaggaaagtttctgactgccattcacttgggagtggccaggaacgattcttttacatgtggctcaagcagctcacaacttccggtcttagaccaagtatcctctgggtagccaacagacatccgtctggaagcgagctaaagtgagaaggcgaatcccgcttatgcggttgtgcgtagggcttgggacccaccacataaaaacgaataaccagtgaataagaaacacaggcctcggatgagaaaccccccttttgatgacgaccacggcaaacgtataaaggactatgatttaagggcatgcacctggaatgtccggacccttaattgggaaggtgcctctgcccagctggttgatgtcctcgtaagagtaaaggctgacatcaccgcaatccaagaaatgcgatggacgggacaaggacggaagaaggtgggtccttgtgacatctactacagcggccatataaaggagcgcaaattcggtgtgggattcgtggtgggagagagactccgtcgtcgagtcctggcattcactccggtggatgaacgtctagccacaatccgcatcaaagcgaggttcttcaacatatcgctgatttgcgcccacgccccgacggaagagaaggacgatgtgaccaaagataccttctatgagcgcctagaacgtacatatgagcgctgcccccgccacgatgtcaaaatcgtgcttggcgatttcaacgctagggtgggtaaagaaggtgtctttggcacaacagtcggaaaattcagcctccatgacgaaacatcaccaaacggtctgaggctgatcgacttcgccggggcccgaaatatggtcatctgtagcactagattccagcataagaaaatccatcaagctacttggctgtccccggatcgaatcactcgcaaccagatcgatcatgttgtgatagatggacgacatgtctccagtgtttttgatgtgcgtacacttcgtggtcccaacatcgactcggaccactatcttgtagcagctaagatacgcacccgcctctgtgtagaaaagcgcacacgtcaacaaacacaaggaaggttcgacatcgagaagctgcaatcacaaccgacagccgaacgattttctactcgacttgcactcctgctctctgagagcactcatcagcatctcggtataagggagctgtgggacggcatatcaaactccttacgtacagctgcaaccgaaaccattggctttcggaaaagccaaaaaaacagctggtatgatgaggattgtcgtctcgcagtggagagaaaacagactgcctacctcgcaatgttgcgatcgaccgcaacacgagcgggatgggaaagataccgagagctgaagagggaagcgagacgcatttgcagaaaaagaaagaaagaggcagaaatgcatgagtatgaagagcttgacaagctggccgacaggggtaatgctcgaaaattttacgaaaagatccggcgactaactgaaggtttcaagaccggagcacactcctgtaggacccccagcggtgatctagtggttgatgaccagagtatactgtgtttgtggagggaacacttctccagcctgctgaatggcagtgaaagtacaacaccaggagatggcgaacccgattccccaatcgacgacgatggaacagatgttccattgcccgaccgtgaagaaattagaatagcaattacccgcttgaagaacaacaaggcggcgggggccgatggattgccggccgagctattcaaatacggcggcgaagagctgataaggtgcatgcatcagcttctttgcgaaatatggtcggaagaaagcatgcccgacgattggaatctcagtgtactctgcccaatccacaaaaagggagaccccacaatctgcgccaactatcgtgggataagcctccttaacatcgcttataaggttctatcgagcgtactgtgtgaaagactaaagcccaccgtcaacaaactgattggaccttatcagtgtggctttagacctggaaaatcaacaactgaccagatattcaccatgcgccaaatcttggagaagacccgtgaaaaaaggatcgacacacaccatctatttgtcgactttaaagctgctttcgacagcacgaaaaggagctgcctttatgccgcgatgtctgaatttggtatccccgcaaaactaatacggctgtgtaagttgacgttgagcaacaccaaaagctccgtcaggatcgggaaggacctctccgagccgttcgataccaaacgaggtttcagacaaggtgactcgctatcgtgcgacttctttaacttgatgctggagaaaattataagagctgcagagctaaatagagaaggtacaatcttctacaagagtgtacagctcctggcgtacgccgatgatattgatatcatcggaaacaacacccgcgccgttagttctgctttttcccgcctggataaggaagcgaagcgaatgggtctggtggtgaacgaggacaagacgaaatatctcctgtcatcaaacaaacagtcagcgcattcgcgtcttggctcccacgtcactgttgacagtcataactttgaagttgtagataatttcgtatacctaggaaccaacattaacaccgataataatgtcagccttgaaatccaacgcagaatcactcttgccaacaggtgctactatggactgagtaggcaattgaaaagtaaagtcctctctcgacgaacaaaaactaaactctacaagtccctcatcattcccgtcctactttatggtgcagaagcgtggacggtgtcaacatccgatgagacggcactaggagttttcgagagaaaggttttgcggaagatttacggtcccttaaacattggcaacggcgaataccgcagaagatggaatgatgagctgtatgtgatgttcgacgacatagacatagtccagcgaataaaaagacagcggctacgctggctgggtcatgttgttcgaatggatgaaagtgccccagctctgaaagttttcgatgcagtacccgctggtggaagccgaggaagagggagacctccactccggtggaaggaccaggtggagaaggacctgtcttcacttggtattaccaattggcgccaaaccgccaaaaggagagatgcgtggcgcactgttgtggactcggctataaccgcgtaagcggtttctacgccagttaagaagaagaagatgtgaGTAGAACTTGTTGACAAGTCAGACTCAGAAGCAGTTTCAACGATCCTTAGGAGCTTTTTGTAGCTGTTAGTAACAAAGTGACTATACCAATAGTATTGGAAGGTATTTTGAAACATCTTTATATGAATACAGTCCGGAATAAATCTCCAGAATACAATTTATGTAGCATCtctgaaaaatttgaatccgAATTACATCGAAATTATGCTTCGCAAAAGCTCGTTTAGCTCTAAGCTTTCGAAAATGCCTGGTATGTTGCATAGATCTAGTCAAGTCTAGTCAAGTTAATATTTAAGGCATTACTGTAACGAAATCTTCTCATGGATTGACTTTCTTACGACGTTTACTGTCCAAATAAATAGTTTAATCAGGCTAAAAAGCTACCTGCTCCTTTTTTATCATACGAAGATAGACTAAAAGTGGTAACAAAGTTTGGACGTGCTTCAAAAGTACAAAAGCTCAACAAAAGCTCAGGAAAAAGTGAAGAAGCTTTTATTACTACCTCAAATTGAGTAAcggtttgatttaataaatgatgaaaaatctgagtgcagaacGGAAGGTGTAATAATAAGTCTGGCTCAATTTGAGAAACTTTATTTACCGTTATAACATAATGAAAAGCTCTGGTTATAATttcttatatgtataaaatatgaaGCTAGGAGCAGAACGGAGTACGATAAAATCAGCCTGACTCGATTTgagataatacatacatttaccgTTAGTTACACTTATCATCATAatgaaaagcttaaagctctggttattatttcttatataatatatgaagctGCTAAAATTAAGGGACTTCAAAGAGATGTGAATAATGGAAAATACCAAAATCTTAATTAACTTGTagattagatatatatatatgtatatataaataaggaaAGATTAAAAACTGTGAGCTCTTGACGAAAATACTATGGAGTGTGTTAAATCTGTGCTTTTTCTAAGCttgagcttaaaagctttattCTAATTTGCCAAAATTcaaccaaaatatttatttaacagtaaACATGTGATAACCTTgagttttattacatttatttatactttttttgacAATAAACATGTAGTGGAAACACTTCAAAGCAAAGTTGTTTGAGGTGATAATTATGTATAATGGTGCCCATAGGggattgtgtgtttgtattgttattatattaaactGTGAACAATGTTAACAAATAGATTTTTCGTTCTTGTTTTCGTTATACTACTTATCAAATCATAACATCTCTTGGGGTACACGCCTCTACGCACACTCATGTGTTGGTGTACAGTGTTTGCGCCCTAgaaaatttatgtattatttactttaaagcaaaataaactGCAATCAGTTGTTAATAATCGTATTTTCTGTATATACAGGGTGCCTCAATACGATTTTCTTATATACAATCTACATTttagtgtttattttttgttgtttaagaggttttgattgatttttagttaaaaaaatgtccCAATTGTTGTATTCTGTATCGATAATTCTTAATCGTGTTTTCATAAtcacaaaaaaatgttcaactttattacgaaaattcacgttctgtaaagacgacgacatttggtttcaacaagacggcgccacttctcacacatcgcatcaatcaatggatttattgagagaacacttcgacGAGCATATAATTTCACGTATTGGGCTGGTCGATTGGTCACCAAGATCgtatgatatcacaccgttagactttttcctctGGAGATATGTAAACCTAAAGACTATGCGGACATTccatattaaatttgaattttctgtgttttttcttacaaaaaagaTAAGGAACCTCGAAAGGGACCACCTTTTACTTGCATATTATCTTTATACCCGTGTGGCATTTTGCAATATCATAAACAATCTACTCTTATTTAAAGCGCTGGCTGTTGCGAACTGTTGATACGGctgctaaaattaaatatgtttaccagcttttaaatattaattttttttttcaagattttgtTAAGTGCAATGATAAGGTATACAGCAATTAATGATAAACAGGTAAGGATTTGCACATAATTTATAAAGTTCACAGAATCCGCTCATAACTGGTAGCAtacaatgtacataaatatgtacatatgtacgtatgaatgtatgtattttgatatgaaatttgtcaacaaaaaagaaatttcataattgcgCTAACAAGTTGAAAAGCATGAGCTGCGACTTGTATTATCACATTCAAGTACACTTTTATTGAAGAAAGATACGCGAACCGGTGTCAACTCGTTCGAACTGCTtaagaatgtaaacaaatatgcaatttggtgaatttgaaaaatttaactgattaacataacataaatattGCTCAGCTATGAGTATCGTACTGTGGTGTATGGTCAacatcataattttttaattagtaagccgcaaagttttgaaaaacacaaatttttaaagaattcaaACATTCTGGAAATGCTCGCATGATTTATGGGTCATATTATGTCCacactttcatatttatttaaatcaacacttaatttaacatttcatatatatttacattaatcAACAGCTTAACACTACGGACTACGGTTGCATTTTGGTTGACAACTTTTTTCAACGAACATCTTTTTGAACGAATGCGAATTTTTTGCGACTAAAGAATGTTAACTCTGCAGCATTATTCTAAATTAAGTAGAGAATATTTcctgtcacaacaacaacaaaaaattattccaTATTATGTGGCGAATATTTCTTGGTATAACAATGTCGCTTATGGCAAAATCTTTCATTAAAGGTCGCTAATTCATACCTTAACTCCTTCAATTTATCAGATCTATGACACAAACAGTTTTTAATTAACACAAacacttttatgaaaaaaaggtttttataaagaaaacttGATAATTGCATATCTcactcataaatatttattgcacacAAAATATTCTTTGTATTTCAACACTTTGCATAGCTTTTAACACATTAGTATTTAAAGTGATCACATAAAACATAGCTTCTGTGGGTTTCATATAAAACGGCAGCAAATAAATTAACTAGCATCCATTGTACACATCACTCTTCTCTAGCTTTCTTTTCTGGTGGGCAGTCATTTTGGGTGTCCTCAAGCAAGGCGCATATTTCCTTGCACAGGCGATGTAATGGCAAACCCATTACACAGTAATAATCACCTTCAATTTTTTCAATCAAAGAGCCACCAATTCCTTGTATGCCATAGGCACCGGCTTTATCgctgtaaatatgtaaacataaGAAGttcaatttcagtaaaaacatattttttaaaaagtaaagtatAATTTAATGACTTACAGCGGCTCACCGCTATCAACGTAGTCCTGTATTTGTTCTTTGGTCAATACACCGAAATATACATCAGTGGTTTCAGTAAAATGTCGTCTACCTTTACTGTGACGCAAGGAAATACCCGTATGAGTGCGATTGCATTTGCCAGAGAGACTACGgccaaaatgaaattaaatttaaattagtaaatagcAATATaagtattatttgtattttacgcCAACCGACTCAGCTTCATTTCTACTGTGTTGCGTTATCCTTTGTTACTTACTTGGTCAGCATGCGTACAGCATCGGCCGCATCCTTCGGCTTGCCATAAACCTCTTCACCCATTGTGACCATTGTGTCAGCGCCTATAACCAATAAATCCGCTGTAGGATCAGCAGCATGCAATCGTTGATAGACCTCTTCAGCTTTGCCATCCGCTGTGGTTTCAACGAACTCAGCGAACTCTTTAAAATCATGATAGTCCAAGTTTTCCTCGAAATTTGATGGACACAACTCAATATCGAGTCCCTAAAAGTGAACGGATCAATAAGTAATTTTATGAAGACTTATATTAAAAGTGAACAAACCCACAATGGACCTTATCAGCTGTTGGCGTCGAGGAGAACTGCTTGCCAATACAATACGCTTCCGAGCGAGTAAATGTTTAACCGTTGCCAACATGTTTAATACTAttacttttaaaacaaaataattttacaaacaacACCGTTATCACAAGTTTCTGTAGAATGGCAGTGTTACAGTAAAGTATGGCAGAATAGAATCCCACGCTTTTACACTGAAAAAAATGGACGGACTAAAAACATGAAATCAAATGTTGCCATAcggattaattttatataaatcacaTTCAATCGAAGCAAGATGTGTTTCATGTTAACCAGTTAAAATTCTATTATccactatatgaaaataaaatataatgaaataaagctTTCAATATGTGTATTAGTTTTGGCTTAAGAAAAATATAGATTATAACATAATAAGTATATGAAACcaagattttaattaatttaattttattaatagttaAATAAAGAATGATCTCGCAACTGGCAATGCCGCTTATTATTCCCAATAGAGTACGTTCAGTGACGTCTAGCCGcacagttgtcaaaaaacagctGCGTGGCTGTGTTTCCCAAGCAAGAGCAACACCGGCTTTCTAGTAGAGCAAATGGTGCAATTGATTTCCCAGCTGCAAATAAACTTGTTGTTTCTTTCTAGCACGCTAAACTAGTTGCAGTTTACTTGCTCTAAATTTAGAATTTGACTTTTTCTGCCGTGCCATAGCAATTGGAATTTAGTACTTTGGTAAAATTCAGAAGAGTTTGTTCAAACGCGTTTCTACatttaccaaaagttcaaatttgtatttaaattgtgTGCATTAAAGTGTATTTTTGCTGCAATTTTCAAGTATACACCGTGCGATTTGAGTGGAATATATCTGTCTAATACCGCCTATTAAATTGTAGGTATTTCTGGTATAGGAATTTTTAGCAAATCTTCCGTATCAATTCGCTGTTGAAAATTGAGGTTATACGCCCGTGTACCTATTGGAGTGTCGCGGCGATTGGATATTTCTGCAGTGACTAATAGTCAAATTACTGATGAAAAAATTGTTActtaaacaacaacagtgttttCACTTAAACTCTTGATAAAAAGAGCAAAGTATCGAAAAATTATTGCTAATGCATTTTGCTGAATTGTAGTCTTACAAGTGTTTTGTGTATTAACAAGTGTCAAGTGTACGATTGTATTAAAGCATAATTACATTGACTTAaaccaaaaactttttttgtgcgctttcaacaaaaaatattctataaatttaacGTCCATTCTGTTTAGGCGGACGCAAATGTGTATGGCTATTGTGGTAAGTgaatataaaaagtattaaaaatttgttttctaccAAATCTTAAAGTTCTCGTTTATAAGTATTCTTAATATTATTCTTGTTTGAACTGGATAAAATATTCATTCCAATTAACTTTTCTGTttggtaaattatttttgggtgcTGTTCGCTATGTGTTATAGTGTTCTCTCGCTCTTGTTTACGCTAAGTCAATATGTAGAAATCTTGCGAGATAGCTCTTCGCTcactcatgtgtgtgtgtatattatacgaaatttgtatttgttgctatATTTGCATTCAATGCAAGTGTGAGCACCAGTGTTGCATACAATATAAGAAATTGTTTAGAATATTTGGAAATTGCTAGCAAGTTCCtgaataatacaataaaatgtataatatacatTGCCTAAATTCTGAATACATCAATAATAACTTTAATATCAGctgatgttttaaaaatttctataaaatgtatgtttttatttgcagtttgtattattttttatattactttataaataattattaaatgataaactaataaaatgtaatttcgcAAAAGACGTGCTGTTTACTTAATTGGCATTTCGAAACCATTTATtaactcaaaataaaaatttaatgacgcACGGCTTGCACTTGgtaatagatacatatgtatgtatgtttcagtATTTGCGTCTTGTATTACAGATTTACGTAAGTAAACTTTCTCAATGACGTCATTAAAAAGCTAAAAGTAAAATAGTCGTTGTTGTACACGCAACAAGTGGAGCAGGTCATATTGCTGACGGCTGTAGGCAGATATCTCTTTCTGATTGGAAAAAAACTatgtaaatacacacatacagtcgtaattattattgttttttaatgagAAGAACATATGATTAGGATTTATTTTCTGTAAATTATTTGGGGTAATAGATTCAGTAGCTTCCAACAAGAAagattatcattattattataacgccagcaacttattattttttaaaacattaaaatttccgTATTTGGATACTTTTAACTTCTATAAAAATGTTGTTAAGCTAAAATGTTAGCCAAGCAATGCCACACTTAACTACTGTTAcacaattttcttttgttttgttcttcataatagaatatgttaaaacGAATTCAAAGCTGTTTactttttcttcactttatgTATTCTGTTGCAACTGCAATTTGTTGCATGCTGTTGCAATCAAGCGAACACACATTGTTGaaatttccaaacaaaaaacaaaccgaAAAGGAGGTTTTTATGCCAAGGCAAACTGCAGTCAATTTTCAAAAGTTGTCTGTGAAATTGTAATTGCATTTACACGCCGGTTGCATTTTGTCTGTTGCTATAGAAAACATTGAACGGAAATTTATGTGTATaattattgcaattaaattgttCAAGATGAGtcaataagttgttaaaaatggaataaataaatgtacttATGGTTCTTTTTGTTAATTATGATTAAGTTGATTGTATTTTGAAGTTGCCaaagtatttttggattttGGTATTTCTTatgaaacatatgtatatattatattaattaatatattttgagtctatttgtaaataatgttttaaaattttatttttcattattagtagcgttaatattttgtataataaagtCTTTCCAATAAATGTTTCTCTACTTTTTATACGTTTGCTGGTTCTTATTGGTGAATGCGGGTCACTCTGTATTTTCcattataaaatcaaaatgatGAAAAcagataaaattataaaatgtggTATTAAAAGCAATTTATACGGTTTATTTTATAAGAACGATTGTTTAAATACATTATTCTTAAATTACGCCAGTACAAATGTTTATAAAGTGTCTTCAATAATTTCCAGAAGTTTAGTGTTTAACACAAATGATTATGACAGACAAGTTTTCTGACAAAATTTATAAGTTATGgctagaattttaaataataattcaattttaaataatattcaatggttagatatgcataaaaatgtttacataaGCATAATTTTCTTCAGTATGTAGGACTAAAgtacttttaaatttaattttaaactaaaatagtGAATATTTCTATAAGAGTTAAGTCTATGTACatttgtaaggctgtttcccattGGGTAAAACAAAAAAGGTGTAAAGGAAGAGTATTGAAGAACCAATGATAGATCTTCCATGCAAAGCAACaagtttcattttaaaataagcGTGGCGCTAATTTCCTTTGTGTCTCCTCAAATTGCAACGTTCGAATTTTTGTTTACGTTCCATAGTACAaagtacaattatttttttttaaatcttctaCATAATGGAGacatttttaaatatgcatTAAATGTTTATCTTTATATTTGAACAAAAGCGGCAGCTTCAATGTAAACAAGTGTGATGCCGCAATTTGAGCGCAGACATAACAAATTtcaccatattttgcaaatgttGTGTTTATGCAAATACTTACATACTATTTTATAGGATTCTCTGAAATTATGAAATCGCTTGAAAGCCGAGCTTTCAAATGTTGCCAAATTCAAacaatacatataaatgtacacGGATTGTTGCAACACATTCCCATTTTGTTCCCTTATTTCGCGATGACGCCAAAGCACaaaaatttagtaatatttatttatttaacgctAACTGTCACTCAACCGGCGCCCAATTAAATGTgcgttatagctgtctgtgtacATTAAAATCAAGTGTTGAGACTATTTATAGTGTAGACTgggttttatgtttattttgttttgatttccttatttttttttaacttaagaaACTGCAGTTCTCATTTTTCGATGGGGTTTTGATTTTTCTGGAACTACATATcttatattgtttattaaaatggtTTTAGATGTTTATTATCGTGAATCCAGTCTTTTTATTGACGTAAATCCagagtttttgttattgttattttttgttaccATAAAACTTACGCCTATTGGCTGTCTATAAACCCATATAATCTCGGGTATAAAGGTTTCACCGTCCCTTGAACGAAATCCGAAATCTTAGATGTTTATTATCGTGAATCCAGTCTTTTTATTGACGTAAATCCagagtttttgttattgttattttttgttaccATAAAACTTACGCCTATTGGCTGTCTATAAACCCATATAATCTCGGGTATAAAGGTTTCACCGTCCCTTGAACGAAATCCGTTACAGTT
This portion of the Zeugodacus cucurbitae isolate PBARC_wt_2022May chromosome 3, idZeuCucr1.2, whole genome shotgun sequence genome encodes:
- the LOC105208495 gene encoding dTTP/UTP pyrophosphatase, whose translation is MLATVKHLLARKRIVLASSSPRRQQLIRSIGLDIELCPSNFEENLDYHDFKEFAEFVETTADGKAEEVYQRLHAADPTADLLVIGADTMVTMGEEVYGKPKDAADAVRMLTNLSGKCNRTHTGISLRHSKGRRHFTETTDVYFGVLTKEQIQDYVDSGEPLDKAGAYGIQGIGGSLIEKIEGDYYCVMGLPLHRLCKEICALLEDTQNDCPPEKKAREE